A DNA window from Ovis aries strain OAR_USU_Benz2616 breed Rambouillet chromosome 7, ARS-UI_Ramb_v3.0, whole genome shotgun sequence contains the following coding sequences:
- the MAPKBP1 gene encoding mitogen-activated protein kinase-binding protein 1 isoform X4, with product MMAVEGSTITSRIKNLLRSPSIKLRRSKAGNRREDLSSKVTLEKVLGITVSGGRGLACDPRSGLVAYPAGCVVVLFNPRKHKQHHILNSSRKTITALAFSPDGKYLVTGESGHMPAVRVWDVAEHSQVAELQEHKYGVACVAFSPSAKYIVSVGYQHDMIVNVWAWKKNIVVASNKVSSRVTAVSFSEDCSYFVTAGNRHIKFWYLDDSKTSKVNATVPLLGRSGLLGELRNNLFTDVACGRGKKADSTFCITSSGLLCEFSDRRLLDKWVELRNTDSFTTTVAHCISVSQDYIFCGCADGTVRLFNPSNLHFLSTLPRPHALGTDIASVTEASRLFSGAANARYPDTIALTFDPTNQWLSCVYNDHSIYVWDVRDPKKVGKVYSALYHSSCVWSVEVYPEVKDSNQACLPPSSFITCSSDNTIRLWNTESSGVHGSTLHRNILSNDLIKIIYVDGNTQALLDTELPGGDKADGSLMDPRVGIRSVCISPNGQHLASGDRVGTLRVHELQSLNEMLKVEAHDSEILCLEYSKPDTGLKLLASASRDRLIHVLDAGREYSLQQTLDEHSSSITAVKFAASDGQVRMISCGADKSIYFRTAQKSGDGVQFTRTHHVVRKTTLYDMDVEPSWKYTAIGCQDRNIRIFNISSGKQKKLFKGSQGEDGTLIKVQTDPSGIYIATSCSDKNLSIFDFSSGECVATMFGHSEIVTGMKFSNDCKHLISVSGDSCIFVWRLSSEMTISMRQRLAELRQRQRGGKQQGSSSPQRAAGPNRHEAPSMLSPGPALSSDSDKEGEDEGTEEEELPALPVLARGATKEPASVPSPALPRSLSHWEMSRAQETEEFLDPAPATNQGPRRRGRWAQPGVELSVRSMLDLRQLETLAPGPRGPHQDSPAMTPSGPGKHSSQAPVTSSVSKNEKLPRPQASQPCSCPHIIRLLSQEEGVFAQDLEPTPIEDGIVYPEPGDSPTLDTSEFQVQAPSRGTLGRVYADGRGSEKHSPDSACSVDFSSSRLSSPEHPNEDLEEPAEGDEEEEEDEGGTGPYEVQEGSPHTPDQEQFLKQHFETLANGAAPGGPVRVPERTESRSISSRFLLQVQSPSLREPSPSSSSLAVTSRLAQGLQVSGEQPRGSGASPPGAPPEAEPSPGNPVLLPRRRLSPDSGWSLKRVAAAGPTGGLQKAQSVQSLVPQDEVPPPGLLLSQEVEAQGCLRSLPTADRRLSRPHSYQSPTTSSMAKIARSISVGENLGLAAEHQAPAPVRISPLNKLALPSRAHLVLDIPKPLPDRPTLATFSPATKGQAPGEAEQLSCLAGLGKAHSTAERQACSGAGATPKPRTECQAQPGPNSPRAQQLPASSLLRGPVNLQPPPLEKTPSPVECARPGPTLSRDSEPAVSLEQCEQLVAELQGSVRQAVQLYHLVASCKTPSVEQSRITQLLRNTFSSVRQELEALAGAVMASPGGSPGAVGAEQTQALLEQYSELLLRAVERRMERRL from the exons GTGACCTTGGAGAAGGTGCTTGGAATCACAGTGTCTGGAGGCAGAGGACTTGCCTGTGACCCCCGATCGGGGTTAGTTGCCTACCCAGCTGG GTGTGTGGTCGTGCTGTTCAATCCCCGGAAACACAAACAGCACCACATCCTCAACAGCTCCAG GAAAACCATCACtgcccttgccttctctcctGATGGCAAGTACTTGGTCACTGGAGAG AGTGGGCACATGCCTGCCGTGCGCGTTTGGGATGTGGCAGAGCACAGCCAGGTGGCTGAGCTGCAGGAGCACAAGTATGGTGTGGCTTGTGTGGCCTTCTCCCCGAGCGCCAAGTACATCGTCTCTGTGGGCTACCAGCATGACATGATCGTCAATGTCTGGGCCTGGAAG aaaaacatcgTGGTAGCCTCTAATAAGGTGTCCAGTCGGGTCACCGCGGTGTCCTTCTCTGAAGATTGCAGCTACTTTGTTACTGCCGGTAACCGGCATATCAAATTCTGGTACCTTGATGACAGCAAGACCTCAAAG GTTAATGCCACTGTGCCCCTGCTGGGCCGCTCGGGGCTGCTGGGGGAGCTGCGGAACAACCTGTTCACTGACGTGGCCTGTGGCAGAGGGAAGAAGGCAGATAGCACCTTCTGCATCACGTCCTCAGGGCTGCTGTGCGAGTTCAGTGACCGGAGGCTTCTGGACAAGTGGGTGGAGCTGAGA AACACAGACAGCTTCACA ACCACCGTGGCCCACTGCATCTCCGTGAGCCAGGACTACATCTTCTGTGGCTGCGCTGATGGCACCGTGCGCCTCTTCAACCCCTCCAACCTGCACTTCCTCAGCACCCTTCCCCGGCCCCACGCCCTGGGGACAGACATCGCCAGTGTCACAGAGGCCAG TCGCCTCTTCTCTGGAGCGGCCAATGCCAGATATCCAGACACCATCGCCTTGACCTTCGATCCTACTAATCAGTGGCTGTCCTGTGTGTACAATGACCACAGCATTTATGTTTGGGATGTGAGGGACCCCAAGAAAGTGGGCAAGGTGTATTCGGCTCTGTATCATTCCTCCTGCGTCTGGAGTGTGGAG GTCTACCCCGAAGTGAAGGACAGTAACCAGGCCTGCCTACCCCCCAGTTCCTTTATCACCTGTTCCTCCGACAACACTATCCGCCTGTGGAACACAGAGAGCTCCGGGGTGCATGGCTCCACGCTGCACCGGAACATCCTCAGCAAT GACCTCATTAAGATCATCTATGTGGATGGGAACACTCAGGCCCTGCTGGACACTGAGCTGCCCGGGGGAGACAAAGCTGATGGGTCCCTGATGGATCCCCGCGTGGGCATTCGTTCTGTGTGTATCAGCCCCAATGGACAGCATCTCGCTTCAGGGGACCGTGTGGGCACACTCAG GGTGCACGAACTGCAGTCCCTGAATGAGATGCTGAAGGTGGAGGCCCATGACTCGGAAATCCTGTGCCTGGAGTACTCTAAGCCGGACACAG GTCTGAAGCTCCTAGCATCAGCAAGCCGGGACCGGCTGATCCACGTGTTGGATGCTGGACGGGAGTACAGCCTACAGCAGACACTGGACGAGCATTCATCCTCCATCACTGCTGTGAAGTTTGCAG CCAGCGATGGGCAAGTCCGCATGATCAGCTGTGGAGCAGACAAGAGCATCTACTTCCGCACTGCGCAGAAG TCTGGAGATGGAGTGCAGTTTACGCGGACACACCACGTGGTGCGGAAGACGACCCTCTACGACATGGACGTGGAGCCCAGCTGGAAGTACACAGCCATCGGCTGCCAGGACCGGAATATTCG GATCTTTAACATCAGCAGTGGGAAGCAGAAGAAGCTGTTTAAAGGGTCGCAGGGTGAGGACGGCACTCTGATTAAG GTGCAGACGGACCCCTCAGGGATCTACATCGCTACCAGCTGCTCCGACAAGAACCTCTCCATTTTTGACTTTTCCTCAGGCGAGTGCGTGGCTACCATGTTTGGCCACTCAG AGATTGTCACTGGCATGAAGTTTAGTAATGACTGCAAACATCTCATCTCTGTATCAGGGGACAG CTGCATATTTGTGTGGCGCCTGAGCTCGGAGATGACCATCAGCATGAGGCAGCGTCTGGCCGAGCTGCGCCAGCGCCAGCGTGGGGGCAAGCAGCAAGGATCGTCCTCTCCCCAGAGGGCCGCTGGACCCAACCG GCACGAGGCCCCCTCGATGCTGTCTCCCGGACCAGCTCTCTCCTCAGACAGCGACAAGGAGGGAGAAGACGAGGGCACGGAGGAGGAGGAGCTCCCAGCACTGCCCGTCCTTGCCAGGGGTGCCACGAAAGAGCCAG CCTcagtgcccagcccagccctgccccgaAGCCTGTCCCACTGGGAGATGAGTCGG GCACAGGAGACGGAGGAGTTCCTGGACCCAGCTCCTGCCACCAACCAAGGACCCAGAAGAAGGGGGCGCTGGGCTCAGCCCGGCGTGGAGCTGAGTGTTCGCTCTATGCTGGACCTGAGGCAGCTGGAGACACTGGCCCCAGGTCCTCGGGGTCCTCACCAGGACTCTCCGGCCATGACCCCTTCAGGTCCTGGGAAGCACAGTTCCCAGGCCCCTGTGACCTCAAGCGTGAGCAAG AATGAAAAGCTCCCCCGGCCTCAGGCTTCCCAACCCTGTTCCTGCCCCCACATCATCAGATTGTTGTCCCAAGAGGAAGGGGTCTTTGCCCAAGATCTGGAGCCTACACCCATAGAAGATGGTATTGTCTACCCGGAGCCGGGTGACAGCCCCACCCTGGATACCAG TGAGTTCCAGGTGCAGGCACCAAGCCGAGGGACCCTGGGAAGAGTGTATGCAGACGGCAGGGGCTCAGAGAAGCATAGCCCTGATAGTGCGTGCTCTGTGGACTTCAGCAGCAGCCGCCTttccagccctgagcaccccaaTGAAG ACCTTGAAGAGCCAGCCGAGGGtgatgaggaagaagaggaagatgagGGGGGCACTGGCCCCTATGAGGTGCAGGAGGGCAGCCCCCATACCCCAGACCAGGAGCAGTTTCTGAAGCAGCACTTTGAGACTCTGGCCAACGGGGCTGCTCCAG GGGGCCCAGTCCGGGTACCAGAGCGGACAGAGTCTCGGAGCATCTCTTCACGATTCCTGTTGCAAGTGCAGAGCCCCTCACTCAG GGAACCATCCCCATCTTCCTCAAGCCTGGCAGTGACGTCGAGACTGGCCCAGGGGCTGCAGGTTTCTGGTGAGCAGCCGAGAGGCAGTGGTGCCAGTCCTCCAGGAGCACCCCCAGAGGCTGAGCCTTCCCCTGGAAACCCTGTGCTGTTGCCGCGACGCCGTCTTAGCCCGGACAGTGGCTGGTCCCTCAAGAGAGTGGCTGCAGCCGGCCCCACAGGCGGACTCCAGAAAGCCCAGTCGGTGCAGAGTCTGGTACCACAGG ATGAGGTCCCTCCACCAGGCCTGTTGCTCTCACAGGAGGTGGAAGCCCAGGGGTGCCTGCGCTCCTTGCCCACAGCTGATCGCCGTCTGTCTCGGCCCCACTCGTACCAGAGCCCCACCACCAGTTCCATGGCCAAGATTGCCCGCAGCATCTCTGTTGGGGAAAACCTGGGTCTGGCTGCTGAACATCAAGCTCCTGCCCCCGTCCGCATCTCACCACTCAACAAGCTGGCCCTGCCCAGCCGGGCTCACTTGGTCCTGGATATCCCAAAGCCACTGCCTGATCGTCCTACCTTGGCCACCTTCTCACCTGCTACCAAGGGCCAGGCCCCTGGTGAGGCAGAACAGCTCAGCTGCCTAGCGGGGCTAGGAAAGGCTCACAGTACAGCTGAGAGGCAGGCCTGTTCAGGGGCGGGTGCCACTCCCAAGCCTAGGACAGAGTGCCAGGCTCAGCCTGGGCCCAACAGCCCCCGTGCCCAGCAACTGCCGGCCAGCAGCCTCCTCCGAGGCCCTGTGAACTTGCAGCCCCCACCCCTTGAGAAGACTCCCAGCCCTGTGGAATGTGCCAGGCCAGGGCCAACCCTGAGCCGGGACTCAG AACCAGCAGTGAGCCTGGAGCAGTGCGAGCAGCTTGTGGCTGAGCTCCAGGGCAGTGTGCGCCAGGCCGTGCAGCTCTACCACTTG GTGGCCAGCTGTAAGACACCCTCGGTGGAACAAAGTCGCATCACCCAGCTCCTCAGAAACACCTTCTCTTCAGTGCGGCAGGAGCTGGAGGCCCTGGCCGGGGCAGTGATGGCCAGCCCGGGCGGGAGCCCTGGGGCTGTGGGGGCCGAGCAGACACAGGCCCTGCTGGAGCAATACTCAGAGCTGCTGCTTCGAGCTGTGGAGCGGCGCATGGAACGCAGACTCTGA
- the MAPKBP1 gene encoding mitogen-activated protein kinase-binding protein 1 isoform X3 — translation MIAHVTTTQVKKQNAAEVLVLSEGCDANGVVKVTLEKVLGITVSGGRGLACDPRSGLVAYPAGCVVVLFNPRKHKQHHILNSSRKTITALAFSPDGKYLVTGESGHMPAVRVWDVAEHSQVAELQEHKYGVACVAFSPSAKYIVSVGYQHDMIVNVWAWKKNIVVASNKVSSRVTAVSFSEDCSYFVTAGNRHIKFWYLDDSKTSKVNATVPLLGRSGLLGELRNNLFTDVACGRGKKADSTFCITSSGLLCEFSDRRLLDKWVELRNTDSFTTTVAHCISVSQDYIFCGCADGTVRLFNPSNLHFLSTLPRPHALGTDIASVTEASRLFSGAANARYPDTIALTFDPTNQWLSCVYNDHSIYVWDVRDPKKVGKVYSALYHSSCVWSVEVYPEVKDSNQACLPPSSFITCSSDNTIRLWNTESSGVHGSTLHRNILSNDLIKIIYVDGNTQALLDTELPGGDKADGSLMDPRVGIRSVCISPNGQHLASGDRVGTLRVHELQSLNEMLKVEAHDSEILCLEYSKPDTGLKLLASASRDRLIHVLDAGREYSLQQTLDEHSSSITAVKFAASDGQVRMISCGADKSIYFRTAQKSGDGVQFTRTHHVVRKTTLYDMDVEPSWKYTAIGCQDRNIRIFNISSGKQKKLFKGSQGEDGTLIKVQTDPSGIYIATSCSDKNLSIFDFSSGECVATMFGHSEIVTGMKFSNDCKHLISVSGDSCIFVWRLSSEMTISMRQRLAELRQRQRGGKQQGSSSPQRAAGPNRHEAPSMLSPGPALSSDSDKEGEDEGTEEEELPALPVLARGATKEPASVPSPALPRSLSHWEMSRAQETEEFLDPAPATNQGPRRRGRWAQPGVELSVRSMLDLRQLETLAPGPRGPHQDSPAMTPSGPGKHSSQAPVTSSVSKNEKLPRPQASQPCSCPHIIRLLSQEEGVFAQDLEPTPIEDGIVYPEPGDSPTLDTSEFQVQAPSRGTLGRVYADGRGSEKHSPDSACSVDFSSSRLSSPEHPNEDSESTEPLSVDGISSDLEEPAEGDEEEEEDEGGTGPYEVQEGSPHTPDQEQFLKQHFETLANGAAPGGPVRVPERTESRSISSRFLLQVQSPSLREPSPSSSSLAVTSRLAQGLQVSGEQPRGSGASPPGAPPEAEPSPGNPVLLPRRRLSPDSGWSLKRVAAAGPTGGLQKAQSVQSLVPQDEVPPPGLLLSQEVEAQGCLRSLPTADRRLSRPHSYQSPTTSSMAKIARSISVGENLGLAAEHQAPAPVRISPLNKLALPSRAHLVLDIPKPLPDRPTLATFSPATKGQAPGEAEQLSCLAGLGKAHSTAERQACSGAGATPKPRTECQAQPGPNSPRAQQLPASSLLRGPVNLQPPPLEKTPSPVECARPGPTLSRDSEPAVSLEQCEQLVAELQGSVRQAVQLYHLVASCKTPSVEQSRITQLLRNTFSSVRQELEALAGAVMASPGGSPGAVGAEQTQALLEQYSELLLRAVERRMERRL, via the exons GTGACCTTGGAGAAGGTGCTTGGAATCACAGTGTCTGGAGGCAGAGGACTTGCCTGTGACCCCCGATCGGGGTTAGTTGCCTACCCAGCTGG GTGTGTGGTCGTGCTGTTCAATCCCCGGAAACACAAACAGCACCACATCCTCAACAGCTCCAG GAAAACCATCACtgcccttgccttctctcctGATGGCAAGTACTTGGTCACTGGAGAG AGTGGGCACATGCCTGCCGTGCGCGTTTGGGATGTGGCAGAGCACAGCCAGGTGGCTGAGCTGCAGGAGCACAAGTATGGTGTGGCTTGTGTGGCCTTCTCCCCGAGCGCCAAGTACATCGTCTCTGTGGGCTACCAGCATGACATGATCGTCAATGTCTGGGCCTGGAAG aaaaacatcgTGGTAGCCTCTAATAAGGTGTCCAGTCGGGTCACCGCGGTGTCCTTCTCTGAAGATTGCAGCTACTTTGTTACTGCCGGTAACCGGCATATCAAATTCTGGTACCTTGATGACAGCAAGACCTCAAAG GTTAATGCCACTGTGCCCCTGCTGGGCCGCTCGGGGCTGCTGGGGGAGCTGCGGAACAACCTGTTCACTGACGTGGCCTGTGGCAGAGGGAAGAAGGCAGATAGCACCTTCTGCATCACGTCCTCAGGGCTGCTGTGCGAGTTCAGTGACCGGAGGCTTCTGGACAAGTGGGTGGAGCTGAGA AACACAGACAGCTTCACA ACCACCGTGGCCCACTGCATCTCCGTGAGCCAGGACTACATCTTCTGTGGCTGCGCTGATGGCACCGTGCGCCTCTTCAACCCCTCCAACCTGCACTTCCTCAGCACCCTTCCCCGGCCCCACGCCCTGGGGACAGACATCGCCAGTGTCACAGAGGCCAG TCGCCTCTTCTCTGGAGCGGCCAATGCCAGATATCCAGACACCATCGCCTTGACCTTCGATCCTACTAATCAGTGGCTGTCCTGTGTGTACAATGACCACAGCATTTATGTTTGGGATGTGAGGGACCCCAAGAAAGTGGGCAAGGTGTATTCGGCTCTGTATCATTCCTCCTGCGTCTGGAGTGTGGAG GTCTACCCCGAAGTGAAGGACAGTAACCAGGCCTGCCTACCCCCCAGTTCCTTTATCACCTGTTCCTCCGACAACACTATCCGCCTGTGGAACACAGAGAGCTCCGGGGTGCATGGCTCCACGCTGCACCGGAACATCCTCAGCAAT GACCTCATTAAGATCATCTATGTGGATGGGAACACTCAGGCCCTGCTGGACACTGAGCTGCCCGGGGGAGACAAAGCTGATGGGTCCCTGATGGATCCCCGCGTGGGCATTCGTTCTGTGTGTATCAGCCCCAATGGACAGCATCTCGCTTCAGGGGACCGTGTGGGCACACTCAG GGTGCACGAACTGCAGTCCCTGAATGAGATGCTGAAGGTGGAGGCCCATGACTCGGAAATCCTGTGCCTGGAGTACTCTAAGCCGGACACAG GTCTGAAGCTCCTAGCATCAGCAAGCCGGGACCGGCTGATCCACGTGTTGGATGCTGGACGGGAGTACAGCCTACAGCAGACACTGGACGAGCATTCATCCTCCATCACTGCTGTGAAGTTTGCAG CCAGCGATGGGCAAGTCCGCATGATCAGCTGTGGAGCAGACAAGAGCATCTACTTCCGCACTGCGCAGAAG TCTGGAGATGGAGTGCAGTTTACGCGGACACACCACGTGGTGCGGAAGACGACCCTCTACGACATGGACGTGGAGCCCAGCTGGAAGTACACAGCCATCGGCTGCCAGGACCGGAATATTCG GATCTTTAACATCAGCAGTGGGAAGCAGAAGAAGCTGTTTAAAGGGTCGCAGGGTGAGGACGGCACTCTGATTAAG GTGCAGACGGACCCCTCAGGGATCTACATCGCTACCAGCTGCTCCGACAAGAACCTCTCCATTTTTGACTTTTCCTCAGGCGAGTGCGTGGCTACCATGTTTGGCCACTCAG AGATTGTCACTGGCATGAAGTTTAGTAATGACTGCAAACATCTCATCTCTGTATCAGGGGACAG CTGCATATTTGTGTGGCGCCTGAGCTCGGAGATGACCATCAGCATGAGGCAGCGTCTGGCCGAGCTGCGCCAGCGCCAGCGTGGGGGCAAGCAGCAAGGATCGTCCTCTCCCCAGAGGGCCGCTGGACCCAACCG GCACGAGGCCCCCTCGATGCTGTCTCCCGGACCAGCTCTCTCCTCAGACAGCGACAAGGAGGGAGAAGACGAGGGCACGGAGGAGGAGGAGCTCCCAGCACTGCCCGTCCTTGCCAGGGGTGCCACGAAAGAGCCAG CCTcagtgcccagcccagccctgccccgaAGCCTGTCCCACTGGGAGATGAGTCGG GCACAGGAGACGGAGGAGTTCCTGGACCCAGCTCCTGCCACCAACCAAGGACCCAGAAGAAGGGGGCGCTGGGCTCAGCCCGGCGTGGAGCTGAGTGTTCGCTCTATGCTGGACCTGAGGCAGCTGGAGACACTGGCCCCAGGTCCTCGGGGTCCTCACCAGGACTCTCCGGCCATGACCCCTTCAGGTCCTGGGAAGCACAGTTCCCAGGCCCCTGTGACCTCAAGCGTGAGCAAG AATGAAAAGCTCCCCCGGCCTCAGGCTTCCCAACCCTGTTCCTGCCCCCACATCATCAGATTGTTGTCCCAAGAGGAAGGGGTCTTTGCCCAAGATCTGGAGCCTACACCCATAGAAGATGGTATTGTCTACCCGGAGCCGGGTGACAGCCCCACCCTGGATACCAG TGAGTTCCAGGTGCAGGCACCAAGCCGAGGGACCCTGGGAAGAGTGTATGCAGACGGCAGGGGCTCAGAGAAGCATAGCCCTGATAGTGCGTGCTCTGTGGACTTCAGCAGCAGCCGCCTttccagccctgagcaccccaaTGAAG ACTCTGAGAGCACGGAGCCCCTGAGTGTGGATGGCATTTCCTCAGACCTTGAAGAGCCAGCCGAGGGtgatgaggaagaagaggaagatgagGGGGGCACTGGCCCCTATGAGGTGCAGGAGGGCAGCCCCCATACCCCAGACCAGGAGCAGTTTCTGAAGCAGCACTTTGAGACTCTGGCCAACGGGGCTGCTCCAG GGGGCCCAGTCCGGGTACCAGAGCGGACAGAGTCTCGGAGCATCTCTTCACGATTCCTGTTGCAAGTGCAGAGCCCCTCACTCAG GGAACCATCCCCATCTTCCTCAAGCCTGGCAGTGACGTCGAGACTGGCCCAGGGGCTGCAGGTTTCTGGTGAGCAGCCGAGAGGCAGTGGTGCCAGTCCTCCAGGAGCACCCCCAGAGGCTGAGCCTTCCCCTGGAAACCCTGTGCTGTTGCCGCGACGCCGTCTTAGCCCGGACAGTGGCTGGTCCCTCAAGAGAGTGGCTGCAGCCGGCCCCACAGGCGGACTCCAGAAAGCCCAGTCGGTGCAGAGTCTGGTACCACAGG ATGAGGTCCCTCCACCAGGCCTGTTGCTCTCACAGGAGGTGGAAGCCCAGGGGTGCCTGCGCTCCTTGCCCACAGCTGATCGCCGTCTGTCTCGGCCCCACTCGTACCAGAGCCCCACCACCAGTTCCATGGCCAAGATTGCCCGCAGCATCTCTGTTGGGGAAAACCTGGGTCTGGCTGCTGAACATCAAGCTCCTGCCCCCGTCCGCATCTCACCACTCAACAAGCTGGCCCTGCCCAGCCGGGCTCACTTGGTCCTGGATATCCCAAAGCCACTGCCTGATCGTCCTACCTTGGCCACCTTCTCACCTGCTACCAAGGGCCAGGCCCCTGGTGAGGCAGAACAGCTCAGCTGCCTAGCGGGGCTAGGAAAGGCTCACAGTACAGCTGAGAGGCAGGCCTGTTCAGGGGCGGGTGCCACTCCCAAGCCTAGGACAGAGTGCCAGGCTCAGCCTGGGCCCAACAGCCCCCGTGCCCAGCAACTGCCGGCCAGCAGCCTCCTCCGAGGCCCTGTGAACTTGCAGCCCCCACCCCTTGAGAAGACTCCCAGCCCTGTGGAATGTGCCAGGCCAGGGCCAACCCTGAGCCGGGACTCAG AACCAGCAGTGAGCCTGGAGCAGTGCGAGCAGCTTGTGGCTGAGCTCCAGGGCAGTGTGCGCCAGGCCGTGCAGCTCTACCACTTG GTGGCCAGCTGTAAGACACCCTCGGTGGAACAAAGTCGCATCACCCAGCTCCTCAGAAACACCTTCTCTTCAGTGCGGCAGGAGCTGGAGGCCCTGGCCGGGGCAGTGATGGCCAGCCCGGGCGGGAGCCCTGGGGCTGTGGGGGCCGAGCAGACACAGGCCCTGCTGGAGCAATACTCAGAGCTGCTGCTTCGAGCTGTGGAGCGGCGCATGGAACGCAGACTCTGA